A stretch of Paenibacillus mucilaginosus 3016 DNA encodes these proteins:
- a CDS encoding RbsD/FucU family protein has product MLIGIPRILSPELLKVLMEMGHGDEIVLADANFPAASVAQRLIRCDGHPIPELLEAILQLMPMDTYAEHPAALMEVVPGDPVETPIWQRYQELMEGPLGGSPSFEKLERFAFYERARGAYAVIATGESAQYANLILKKGVIRAQSHK; this is encoded by the coding sequence ATGCTTATCGGAATCCCAAGAATTCTGTCCCCGGAACTGCTGAAGGTGCTCATGGAGATGGGCCACGGCGATGAGATTGTGCTGGCGGATGCCAATTTTCCCGCTGCCAGCGTGGCTCAGCGGCTGATCCGATGCGACGGTCATCCGATCCCGGAACTGCTGGAAGCGATCCTGCAGCTGATGCCGATGGACACGTATGCCGAGCATCCCGCTGCGCTTATGGAGGTTGTGCCGGGAGATCCGGTCGAAACGCCGATTTGGCAGCGCTATCAAGAGCTGATGGAGGGGCCGCTGGGCGGGAGCCCGTCCTTCGAGAAGCTGGAACGCTTCGCTTTCTATGAACGGGCCAGGGGGGCCTACGCGGTTATCGCGACAGGGGAGTCGGCGCAGTATGCCAATCTCATCCTCAAGAAGGGGGTCATCAGAGCACAATCCCACAAGTGA
- a CDS encoding SDR family oxidoreductase — protein MTTTQIKTTAGDEGLILVIGATGAQGGAAARLLLQQGRRVRVLVRDPRKARDWEELGAEVRTGDLSEPGSLEAALEKVYGVFAIPVPVHDEPGSEYRYAVHLIEAARRAGVRHFIQTSVAAAGGHRQMPKAGTGYWNDAYWESKWRIEEAVRQAGFPLYTILKPTMFMENFTPPMVSFLYPDLVQGRLVTALRPDTRVQFIAVRDIGAFAAAAGRSSLPRRRRRWRRRQPR, from the coding sequence ATGACGACGACGCAGATCAAAACTACCGCAGGTGACGAAGGGCTGATCCTGGTGATCGGGGCGACCGGAGCGCAGGGAGGGGCCGCGGCCCGCCTGCTGCTGCAGCAGGGCCGCAGGGTCAGGGTCCTGGTCCGGGATCCCCGCAAAGCACGGGATTGGGAGGAGCTGGGGGCGGAGGTGCGGACCGGCGACTTGTCCGAGCCCGGCTCCCTGGAAGCCGCCCTCGAGAAGGTGTACGGCGTGTTCGCCATTCCGGTCCCGGTTCACGATGAACCCGGCAGCGAATACCGGTACGCCGTCCATCTCATCGAGGCGGCCCGGCGGGCCGGTGTGCGGCACTTCATCCAGACCAGCGTGGCTGCCGCCGGCGGCCACAGGCAGATGCCCAAAGCCGGCACTGGCTACTGGAACGACGCTTACTGGGAAAGCAAGTGGCGGATCGAGGAAGCGGTTCGCCAGGCCGGCTTCCCCCTGTACACCATCCTGAAGCCGACGATGTTCATGGAGAACTTCACGCCTCCGATGGTTTCCTTCCTGTACCCCGATCTCGTACAGGGCAGGCTGGTTACCGCCCTCCGGCCGGATACTCGCGTCCAGTTCATCGCGGTCCGGGACATCGGCGCCTTCGCTGCCGCGGCCGGACGATCGAGCTTGCCTCGGAGGCGCCGACGATGGAGGAGGCGGCAGCCGCGCTGA
- a CDS encoding YebC/PmpR family DNA-binding transcriptional regulator — protein sequence MGRKWNNIKEKKASKDASTSRIYARFGREIYVVARRGEPDPESNRALKVVLERAKTYNVPKAIIDRALEKAKGGGEENYDELRYEGFGPNGSMVIVEALTNNVNRTASEVRAAFTKNGGSLGVSGSVAYMFDATAVIGLTGKTSDEVFEILVEAEVDVRDIVEEDDAVIVYADPEQFHAVQEALKNAGVAEFTVAEQTMLAQNYITLPADAQGQFEKMIDVLEDLEDVQQVYHNVDLDEE from the coding sequence ATGGGCCGTAAGTGGAACAATATCAAAGAAAAGAAAGCATCCAAGGATGCCAGTACGAGTCGTATATATGCTAGATTCGGCCGCGAGATTTATGTTGTGGCCAGACGGGGCGAGCCCGATCCGGAATCGAACCGCGCCCTGAAGGTGGTTCTGGAGCGTGCGAAGACCTATAACGTGCCGAAGGCGATCATCGACCGTGCGCTGGAGAAGGCCAAGGGCGGCGGCGAGGAGAACTATGACGAGCTTCGTTACGAAGGCTTCGGCCCGAACGGCTCCATGGTGATCGTGGAGGCGCTGACCAATAACGTCAACCGGACGGCCTCCGAAGTGCGCGCAGCCTTCACGAAGAATGGCGGCAGCCTTGGCGTGAGCGGCTCGGTAGCCTACATGTTCGACGCGACCGCGGTTATCGGCCTGACCGGCAAAACCTCCGACGAAGTGTTCGAGATCCTCGTGGAAGCGGAAGTCGACGTCCGCGACATCGTGGAAGAGGATGATGCGGTGATCGTCTACGCCGATCCGGAGCAGTTCCATGCCGTACAGGAGGCGCTCAAGAATGCCGGCGTTGCGGAATTCACCGTGGCCGAGCAGACGATGCTCGCCCAGAATTACATCACGCTCCCTGCCGATGCGCAGGGCCAGTTCGAGAAAATGATCGATGTCCTCGAGGACCTCGAAGATGTGCAGCAGGTCTACCATAACGTGGACTTGGATGAAGAATAG
- a CDS encoding X2-like carbohydrate binding domain-containing protein produces MTRIKKRRSWGTALLAAALIGTAWPVLAPKVQAAPSEPYTWRNVVTGAGGGFVPGIEFNAKEKDLIYARTDIGGAYRWNPADSSWIPLLDSIGWDQWGYTGVDALATDPVDPNRLYLAVGTYTNDWDPNNGAILRSTDKGTTWQTTPLPFKVGGNMPGRSMGERLVIDPNLNSTLFFGARSGNGLWKSTDYGATWSKVASFPNPGTYVQDPSNAYQSDIMGLAWIVFDPKSGTAGQASKTIYAGVADKATSIYKSTDGGATWAAVPGQPAGYLPHHGVISGDSLYITYNDGIGPYDGTKGDVWKLNLTTGAWTNISPVPSSSTDNYFGYGGLAADTQNPGTLVVSTLNSWWPDANLYRTRDGGATWTPIWEWSGYPNRTLRYTQDITAAPWLDFGSNPSPPEVTPKLGWMIGDLEIDPFNKDRMLYGTGATIYGTGNLTAWDTGGKVNLSVAAKGLEEMAVIDLISPPAGAPLISGVGDVSGFRHDDVTKAPAQMLIKPSSTSSLDYAEWKPAFMARVGYADKTADPNAKSISISYDGGANWFNPSGEPSGTKGGGLIAVGADAGSLVWSTSDLGVFHSKNSGNSWTASTGLTAGAEVAADRVNRGKFYAASAGKFFVSTDGGATFTPTAASGLPAEGVLNFKAMPGREGDIWLAGGTSKTTYGLWHSTDSGGSFVKLPNVQEADVVGFGKAAPGRDTMALYVSAKIDGVRGIYRSDDKGSSWVRINDDAHQYGVTNSAITGDPKLYGRVYLGTNGRGILYGDSAGTTTPPPVQNPSISPTTAAFDKNTSKAADIAVQLTLNGSSLTGIRNGGTALTAGMHYTVSGSSVTLLKSYLASRPVGTATLTFEFSSGTTAALAVAVSDSTTTTPPPVNSGLRVQVQNGTTAAATNSIAPRIRLVNTGTSAIELSDVTLRYYYTIDGEKAQSFFCDWSSAGCPNVTGTFGKPAAAKPGADSYLEIGFKAGAGTLAAGKSIDIQARFSKNDWSHYTQTGDYSFDAAAEYTDRSRVTGYVKGGLVWGIEP; encoded by the coding sequence ATGACTCGTATCAAAAAACGACGCAGTTGGGGCACCGCCCTGCTGGCGGCCGCGCTGATCGGCACGGCTTGGCCGGTGCTTGCCCCGAAGGTGCAGGCGGCACCCAGCGAGCCGTATACCTGGCGCAATGTGGTGACCGGCGCCGGAGGCGGATTCGTTCCGGGCATCGAGTTCAATGCGAAGGAGAAGGATCTGATCTACGCCCGCACGGATATCGGAGGGGCGTACCGCTGGAATCCGGCCGACAGCTCGTGGATTCCGCTGCTCGATTCCATCGGCTGGGATCAGTGGGGTTACACCGGCGTCGATGCGCTGGCGACCGATCCCGTCGATCCGAACCGCTTGTACCTCGCCGTAGGCACCTACACCAACGACTGGGATCCGAACAACGGGGCGATCCTGCGGTCGACGGACAAGGGGACGACATGGCAAACGACACCGCTGCCCTTCAAGGTGGGCGGCAATATGCCGGGGCGGTCGATGGGCGAGCGCCTGGTCATCGATCCCAACCTGAACAGCACGCTGTTCTTCGGGGCGCGCAGCGGGAACGGCCTGTGGAAGAGCACCGATTATGGGGCGACATGGAGCAAGGTGGCCTCCTTCCCGAATCCGGGCACCTACGTTCAGGATCCATCGAATGCCTACCAGTCGGACATCATGGGGCTGGCCTGGATCGTGTTCGATCCAAAGTCCGGTACGGCAGGACAGGCTTCGAAGACGATCTACGCCGGCGTGGCCGATAAGGCAACGAGCATCTACAAGAGTACCGACGGAGGAGCCACCTGGGCCGCCGTACCCGGGCAGCCGGCAGGGTATCTTCCGCACCACGGCGTGATCTCGGGCGACTCTCTCTATATCACCTATAATGACGGGATCGGGCCGTATGACGGGACCAAAGGAGACGTGTGGAAGCTGAACCTGACCACCGGGGCCTGGACGAATATTTCTCCGGTACCGAGTTCCTCCACAGACAATTATTTCGGCTACGGGGGCTTGGCGGCGGATACGCAGAACCCGGGCACGCTTGTTGTCTCCACGCTGAATTCTTGGTGGCCGGATGCGAACCTGTACCGGACCCGCGACGGCGGGGCGACCTGGACGCCGATCTGGGAGTGGAGCGGATATCCGAACCGGACGCTGCGGTATACGCAGGACATCACAGCCGCCCCGTGGCTCGACTTCGGCAGCAACCCGAGCCCGCCGGAGGTCACGCCGAAGCTCGGCTGGATGATCGGCGACCTGGAGATCGATCCGTTCAACAAGGACCGCATGCTGTACGGCACGGGAGCGACGATCTACGGAACGGGGAACCTCACCGCCTGGGATACGGGAGGCAAAGTGAACCTCTCCGTGGCCGCCAAAGGGCTGGAGGAGATGGCCGTTATCGACCTCATCTCCCCGCCGGCAGGGGCTCCGCTCATCTCGGGGGTAGGGGACGTGTCAGGCTTTCGGCATGATGACGTCACGAAGGCGCCGGCCCAAATGCTCATCAAGCCGAGCAGCACGTCTTCGCTGGACTATGCGGAATGGAAGCCGGCCTTCATGGCACGTGTCGGGTATGCGGACAAGACAGCCGACCCGAACGCCAAGTCGATCTCGATCTCCTACGACGGCGGGGCGAACTGGTTCAATCCGTCGGGCGAGCCGTCCGGGACGAAGGGCGGCGGCCTGATCGCCGTCGGCGCGGATGCCGGGTCGCTCGTCTGGAGCACCTCGGACCTCGGCGTGTTCCACTCGAAGAACAGCGGGAACAGCTGGACGGCGAGCACGGGGCTGACGGCAGGCGCGGAAGTGGCGGCGGACCGGGTGAACCGGGGCAAGTTCTACGCGGCGTCCGCCGGCAAGTTCTTCGTCAGCACCGACGGAGGCGCGACGTTCACCCCGACGGCGGCGTCCGGCCTGCCGGCCGAGGGCGTGCTGAACTTCAAGGCGATGCCGGGCCGGGAGGGCGACATCTGGCTGGCCGGCGGGACGTCCAAGACCACCTACGGCCTGTGGCATTCCACCGATTCGGGCGGGTCCTTCGTCAAGCTGCCGAACGTCCAGGAGGCGGATGTCGTCGGCTTCGGCAAGGCGGCTCCCGGCCGGGATACCATGGCCCTGTACGTCTCCGCCAAGATCGATGGCGTGCGGGGCATCTACCGTTCCGACGACAAGGGGAGTTCGTGGGTGCGTATTAATGATGACGCCCACCAATACGGGGTAACCAACTCGGCGATCACGGGAGACCCCAAGCTGTACGGCCGGGTCTACCTCGGAACGAACGGCAGAGGCATCCTGTACGGGGACTCCGCGGGCACGACTACGCCGCCGCCGGTTCAGAACCCGTCCATATCTCCGACGACCGCTGCTTTTGATAAAAATACATCCAAGGCGGCGGACATTGCGGTGCAGCTGACCCTGAACGGCAGCAGCCTGACCGGCATCCGTAATGGAGGCACGGCGCTTACGGCGGGTATGCATTATACCGTCAGCGGCTCCTCCGTGACGCTGCTGAAGAGCTACTTGGCCTCCCGGCCGGTCGGCACGGCCACGCTGACCTTCGAATTCAGCAGCGGCACCACAGCGGCACTGGCCGTCGCGGTCTCGGACTCGACGACAACGACGCCTCCGCCGGTGAACAGCGGTCTGAGGGTGCAGGTGCAGAACGGCACAACGGCCGCCGCAACGAATTCGATCGCACCGCGGATCCGGCTCGTCAACACGGGAACTTCAGCCATCGAGCTGTCGGATGTCACACTGCGATACTATTACACGATCGACGGGGAGAAGGCGCAGAGCTTCTTCTGCGACTGGTCGAGCGCCGGCTGCCCGAACGTGACGGGCACCTTCGGCAAGCCGGCGGCGGCGAAGCCGGGTGCCGACAGCTACCTTGAGATCGGCTTCAAGGCAGGGGCCGGCACTCTGGCGGCCGGCAAGAGCATCGATATCCAGGCCCGCTTCTCCAAAAACGACTGGTCCCATTACACGCAGACCGGCGATTATTCCTTTGATGCGGCAGCGGAGTATACGGACCGCAGCAGGGTAACCGGTTATGTCAAGGGCGGGCTCGTCTGGGGCATCGAGCCTTAG
- a CDS encoding acyl-CoA thioesterase codes for MNHTVHSFSTALTTRPASASLTIKDSIVLPPDTNHHGTIFGGKLMAYIDDVATIAATRHARRPVVTASTDSVDFLHPVKKGDAVSLSAFVTWSHKTSMEVFVRVVTEDLLTGARKVCATSFLTFVALGEDGRPTEVPGVLAETDEERLLYETAAERKEARKIRRGESKHFADFMGTECSVRESKAERKPRRSFNREYESAWEAEW; via the coding sequence ATGAACCACACAGTCCATTCCTTCTCCACCGCTTTAACCACGCGGCCCGCTTCGGCGTCCCTGACCATAAAAGACTCGATCGTTCTGCCTCCGGATACCAACCATCACGGCACGATCTTCGGCGGCAAGCTCATGGCCTACATCGATGACGTCGCTACCATTGCCGCTACCCGGCATGCCCGCCGCCCGGTCGTTACGGCTTCCACGGATTCGGTGGACTTTCTCCATCCCGTGAAAAAAGGCGATGCCGTCAGCCTCTCGGCCTTCGTCACCTGGTCGCACAAGACCTCAATGGAAGTGTTCGTGCGGGTCGTGACCGAGGATCTGCTGACCGGTGCCCGCAAAGTGTGCGCCACCTCGTTCCTGACCTTCGTTGCCCTGGGCGAAGACGGCAGACCGACGGAGGTGCCGGGGGTGCTCGCCGAAACGGATGAGGAGCGGCTGCTCTACGAGACCGCGGCCGAGCGCAAGGAAGCGCGGAAGATCCGCCGGGGGGAGAGCAAGCATTTTGCCGACTTCATGGGCACGGAATGCTCGGTCCGGGAATCGAAAGCGGAGCGGAAGCCGCGCCGTTCGTTCAACCGGGAGTACGAGAGCGCCTGGGAAGCGGAATGGTAA